In a genomic window of Sphingomonas lutea:
- a CDS encoding TIGR02117 family protein: protein MARRRRRGKVGKAGKRFAAALLAVPLLYLLAALIGSLVPVNRGWVEPDEGVTVYLASNGVHADIVMPVRANGLDWAPLVPKRDFAAPPPDARWVAFGAGEERVYLNTPTWWDITPRTIWSALTGGRQVMHVEYLPEPHSGMRAITLRPEEYRRLWAAIRSDFGGPPRRIDHPGYGPNDAFYRATGKANAIRTCNSWAAGKLRLAGVKTSLWPPFVQGLTWRYRKPSAPAVAGEGDHPRASEDGGGVLARNMG, encoded by the coding sequence AGGTTCGCGGCGGCGCTGCTCGCAGTGCCCCTGCTCTATTTGCTCGCCGCGCTGATCGGGTCGCTGGTCCCGGTCAATCGCGGCTGGGTCGAGCCCGACGAGGGCGTCACCGTCTATCTCGCCAGCAACGGCGTCCATGCCGACATCGTCATGCCGGTGCGGGCCAACGGGCTCGACTGGGCGCCGCTGGTGCCCAAGCGCGACTTCGCCGCGCCGCCGCCCGACGCCCGCTGGGTCGCGTTCGGGGCGGGGGAAGAACGCGTCTATCTCAACACCCCGACCTGGTGGGACATCACGCCGCGAACCATCTGGTCGGCGCTGACCGGCGGCAGGCAAGTGATGCACGTCGAATATCTGCCGGAACCGCATTCGGGGATGCGGGCGATCACCTTGCGGCCCGAGGAATATCGCCGGCTGTGGGCCGCGATCCGAAGCGACTTCGGCGGCCCGCCGCGGCGCATCGACCATCCGGGCTATGGCCCCAACGACGCCTTCTATCGCGCGACGGGCAAGGCGAATGCGATTCGAACATGCAACAGCTGGGCCGCGGGCAAGCTTCGGCTGGCGGGGGTAAAGACCAGCCTGTGGCCGCCGTTCGTCCAGGGACTGACGTGGCGGTATCGTAAGCCATCCGCCCCGGCAGTTGCCGGGGAGGGGGACCATCCTCGCGCGAGCGAGGATGGTGGAGGGGTTCTTGCCCGCAACATGGGATAG